The genomic segment TCTGGCCGAATACGCCAACATGGCCCTGGTGTCGGCCATGACCGCGATCTTCTTCCTCGGCGGCTGGTCGTCCCCGGTGGGTTTCCTGCCGGATGGCTTCGGCTGGCTGGCCCTGAAAATCCTCGCCGGTCTGGTTTTCTTCATCTGGACCCGCGCCACCTTCCCCCGCTACCGCTACGACCAGATCATGCGTCTGGGCTGGAAGGTGTTTGTGCCCCTGTGCCTGGCGTGGATTCTTGTCATCGGCATCTGGATGATGTCACCCCTTAACATCTGGAAGTAAGCCCATGGGAGCCAGAGACTTTATCGGCAGCCTGTTCCTGAAGGAACTGCTCAAGGGCATGTCCATCACGGGCCGCTATTTTTTCGCCCGCAAGATTGTCGTGCAGTACCCGGAGGAGCGCACGCCCCAGTCCAATCGGTTCCGCGGCCTGCATGCCCTGCGCCGCTATCCGAATGGCGAGGAGCGCTGCATCGCCTGCAAGCTGTGCGAGGCCGTGTGTCCGGCGATGGCCATCACCATCGAGTCGGCCCAGCGGGATGATGCGAATGGGCAAACCTCGCGCCGCACCACC from the Denitratisoma oestradiolicum genome contains:
- the nuoI gene encoding NADH-quinone oxidoreductase subunit NuoI, which produces MGARDFIGSLFLKELLKGMSITGRYFFARKIVVQYPEERTPQSNRFRGLHALRRYPNGEERCIACKLCEAVCPAMAITIESAQRDDANGQTSRRTTRYDIDLTKCIFCGFCEEACPVDAIVETRVFEYHGESRGDLYYTKQMLLANGDRYESQIAADREQDAKYR